The DNA sequence GGAATTAGTGTACCTTATTCTGCTTAATcggaatataaattttgtcacttggttattatttttttatcgagGATATAAATGTGTACGATAGATCCTTTAAACTTAAGTCTTTAGTAATTTATTGTCTGGACTATACCATATCAATAATGGTAGTATGTTGAAGAGttattaacgtttgtaattatttttttaagttatatttatatgttattttttatgaatgatatGTGATccttttatcttaaaaaaaaaaaatttaatttaatttttaaaaactgtttttatatcatatcatatcatctctctATGCTGTGAAACTTTCTCCTTCAAGTGGTCTCCGAAATTTCACAGGCTATAGCGCAGaaatttcatgtgtttttttttccgcCACTTTTTGCATGGGGTCAAAGGGAGAAGTCGGGAGCCGCCATAGTGGCGTTTCAGTCATTTCGGGTGAGACCAAGGGTATTTGCAATTGCGTAGTAGTTTCATCACTCTCCCAAGGTGATACGGATCGTAGAATTGTTGAGGCGCTGAGAGCTTACATAGGAAGAAGGGTGCTCCAGGTTTCCCAACTCGCAATTCCCAGGGCGTGAGATACGAAGTGTCTCTGTTGTATCTTTAAACCAGGACGAGGTTGTTGCATCAACAGTTGACGGCGGAAAACCTGCCACGTCAATAACTCATGACCCATTCTTAAGGGACTGGGTCCTCACAGTAGTCAAGTGTTCCGAGTACTGACAAATTGAGCGCGCATGCTACTCTCCGCACCTAacacaaaaaaaccaacaatTAATTGAGGggtagaaaaaatatatattattatcttttaataataattcacaagaataataatatatacataatatattatacaatacattatataataatattataaaataaaataatattaattttataaagtattttataaaaacatttttaatttaaaatataattgtataaagtattataaaaaatattgtgtgcgaatcatttctcaattcataatatacaattaaaagttttttttttttagtgtatacaattaaaagttaaatataaaCAGCTTTCAAATTAAGATATCGATTACAAAACATCATAATTACCAAGAAaattaagttatatttataagttaaaagtaAGTAACATGCATAATAAAATGTTTAcatatcataatttaatttaaaaaataaaataaaatttaaattgtacaaattaaattttactgtTTAAGTGATGCACTAATAATATACATCATGCAAATCAAGAACTTAGTCAAATTTTATTAGTTTCCATCTTGTTGGATCGTTGACAGATCAATTCTCCATCGATTTCAACCGATTCTTATATCTAGTTGCCCGTTATGATCAGTTAAAGAATCAACAAAAAAGTATGTGTTAAGCAACTGGACCTAGCACACATACTTAAACATAAAACAACTCAATTGCCAAATTGTCAAGATGTGTCGTGCATTGAAGATTAGGTGCATGCAATGCAATCGTTGGATGGACAACCTTTTGGTATGTATCAATACGTCTTCTATTCATTTCTTCCTCCAACAAGAGGCTAtcgtgtatgtatgtatatatatatatatatatatgtgcgtgTGTTTATGCATGTAAAGAGTTTCGAACCAGAGACTTTGTATATTCATATCAGTACttaatatatgctatatatatatatatatattttctaaagtGTAATCGAATCTACGCGACGACTTCTAATATTCGTGGCTTAAAGGTTATTGGCTGTTTGTCCATAAATACGAGACTTCTTCTTTAAGCAGTAGGGTGAGTCGATAATTGGAGGAATGGGCCCTTTTCTCCACTAACCTAGTGAAAAGATTTATTAGAATTGacatccatatcatatcatgtcgtttggattttttttaaaaaaagaaaaataaacagagACATAGAAGCATTcgtaaatgaatatttttttttggaagagttgagaaagaaaaaaagggtatGGTTAGGGAGCAAATAAATGATTGTGACCTTTGATAAAGGCTAGGGGTTAATTTACGATCGTAGAAAAttaatgtgagagagagagagagaactttatCTTGGCTTCTTTTGCATAAAGAAAGGGAAGCCATTGCCGTTATCAGGCTGGGATATTAGAAAAGTAGTATATGTACAGAGAATCATGTGATAAGTTGACGGGGTTTCTGTGCAGAGAATATAGTCATATACCATGCATTGCTGATTGAATATTACAATTAAGAGCTGTGCTACTCTGTTGTTCAGAGTAATCTATTGCAGCTTATCATCAAGttaaaaattctcattttattttattttattttattttattcatatctttttatcattttaaaatatttaaaaaataaaaaatatatcaatatactaatagtcactttcctattaagtaaaaataaattataatacatgaAATATCTAAATGAAGgacaaattaaatgaataaagtaGCAAATTTCTTCCAATTAATTTACCCACCGATGCACCTTCCACTTGCACTCCTAGTGGTTTTGGAAAGCTATAGTTTACTTCACGAAAACTATGTtctaatgattaaaaaaaaaaaaaatctaaatccgTGTATTACAATGCAAGTGGGGATTTTGTATTCTATTTTTGGGCCATAGAGCTTGTCATTTTGATTGGACAATGCCAGCCATTTGGACCACTAAGAACAAGTTATTAGATGCTATATATCATGCCTCGTTGGGTCACTGGGTagagtattttatattatttcttatatccatgtcacacttttttttattcacagaAAGGAGCTAGTTAGGGAACCCACAACAattttagattgtgtttgaatattCAGTTGAATTCAgtttagtaaatttttttataaagaataataagttgagtaatgaaaaaagttatatgagaatcatttaaattgaatttaaagtatgtttgaatgttaagatgagtttaatatttttttataaaaaattaaaaaaagttgtacgtttcacgtataaagatattttaagttgaaaaatattaagagtctcacgtgtaagaagattttgagttataatgaatttagtaatttgagagtttgatatttatatattagattcagtttaaaattagactgaattcaATTGAGTTTGAATACCAAAAGCAGCCTAAAGTTGATGTTTATTGGCCGAAGCTAGAAGAAAATTACGAAGAGACAGACATGAAGCTGATTAATCTAAAGGCTCATGTTTTATTGGCCAAAGCAAGAAGAAGATTATGAAAAGACACGATTTACAATCATCCAACAATTTCAGACTTTTAGAAACAACTATATATGTTTAAGCCTACTTTTTGTACGATAAACGACAAGCTGAACAAAACAAGGCATATATCTAAGCTATTTAAAACTGGttaaatttagatattttcatGGGGACTTTCATAACAAATGAAGAATGTATACAGACTCTTACATtccataaatttattaaatttattaaagcaagttcaataaatttattaaatttattaattgggTTTAAACTTTGTACAAATCGAAAACCGAGTTGATTTTTATCGGTTTCCACCATGTTGGACCGTTAATCAATGGTGACCCTTGGACACTCTAATCCGACCTTTCCGTAAAGCAGAATTTTATTTCCGTCCCTTGTGAAGAAGAAGCTAGCCCACATTCgtttgtcttcttcttttttttttttctccctgttTTTTAAGCGTTGATTAACAACATTAATTTGAGGCATAGAGCTTCCGTTTTTTAATGGGATTGAGATGCCAATATTCATGTGCCTCGTTCGACCACTTGGGATAGAGTATTATTTCTGGAGAAATTCTATTCGCAGTTCCCACTTAGAGACGGCATGTACaggccctttattaaatgagaaaaaacatcatttcaaaagggataattttataattttaaaaaaatttaaaaataaaattacctaaGCTTGCATTGCCGTCTCCAAATGAGACTGAATCTAGCATTGTTCTTATTTCTGTGCATATCAATGTGACACTGTTAGATAAATTAACAACGTACGTGAAATGCTTAACACCAAAAACAATGAGCTTCAAGTAAAACCATTTGCTTTGCTTAATTCCAGATTCCCAACTCTAAATATCTCAAGCCAAATAGGTAAAGCACTTGACTGCTCAAAATTTTATACTTCATTTTGATGGGATATTTGACGAAGGCGTTTTAACTTTTTGGCCAATCTTGTTGAATTTGCTTTGCATTTTTTTCGCAACTTTAGGACTGCTTTCCAAATTGTGTATGGTTCAAGTAACCCTTTTAATTTGACACTGTCCAATCACAATGCACGGTTTAGGCCTCTTTtcggtgggaaaaaaaaaaatgtattcatcatttattttcttataatccTCTCATAATCcgattatttattttcttatcattctCTAAACAtctcatgatatgatattagatgatagatttacaagtgaaatataataaataattttcgatcatctaatatcatatcataaaataataaaacgatgataaaaattaaactgatgaataatattactctttggGTGAATATCGTGCCATAATGCCATATCCTCCTAGACTGAATATGTATTAGCTAAGCATATTTggacagaaaaaaataaaaccggaatatatttttaaatatatggttAATATTTCGTTAACAAGACATAATTTGGTTTGATACaaaacgaataaaaaaaaaattgaatattttttaaaaacgatAAATGCTGAAagtatttgattaaaaataaatgaagttgAAGAACTGCATTACTTTTGAGACCTACGTAGAAGGAGGCCCATATTAATCATGGATGTACAGGATCCTAAAAGTTAAGCCCACTAAATCTGTTAAAGCTCATCTTAGTCGGCCCAATCTCGTAGCTACACTCGTAACTCTCCCGAAGCACCCACGTCGCCAGGGTTTCGTCCTCATCCTCTGCTTCACAAATCCTGCACCGCAGTGcagctcctctctctctctctctctctgggcgAAGCATTTTTCTAGACTTTTGGGTTGCGGgagtttaattaaatttttccacGAAGTAGTTTTCGTTTAATTTGGTATTGGTATTTTGGCGGTGGAAAAATGTCCTCTCTGGGAACTTCGAAGGGAGTCCTTGAGATCGCGAAGTTCGGGATCTATGTATCCGTGCCGATCGTTCTTATGTACGCCTTCGCTAACAATACTAAGAATCTTCAGAAATTTATGGGAAATGTAAGCCCCCCCTTCTTTCTCTCACTGTCTGAATGTTTTTGTACATgggtttgtttttggatttttctttccaGTTTACGGATCAGAATTTGATTAGTTTGCGAGAAAGAAGTCGTGGTTTTGTGGGAACTTTTTCTTGTGTTGTAGGAATTGCTAAAATCTTCGATTGTATAGCATTATCAAAAACATTTATCACTAGGTGGTACTGCTTGTGTTTCAGAATCAACAATTTCTGTTTAAGTTTTGCAAGAATTCAACTTCTTATACGATGGAAAAAATGTCCTCTTTACTGATAGTAATATGTATCAATTCACATGCAGTTTATGTGTGCGCGTGATATAGAGGAGTCCTTTTTGCATAATTTGGTAGTTTAGCTTTGGGCTAATATTACTCGAAAAATACATAATCCTTTTCAGCGAAATTTCACGAAGAGATTGGGTTATCCCCCATTGAGATGTGGTCATACTTTTTAGgcttttatggttttttttttggttgggggTGTTGTTCTTGATATATTGTCAATGGCCTACATtattgttgattattttttgtgtgaagCGTTCTTATGTAGTGTATCCCCCTGAGGGACCAAGGCCTCCCTCGCCAGAGGAACTAAGGGAGATGGCCCGTGAACTAGCTCGCAAGAACAAAAACCGCTGAATGTTCTTTGGGTTTGTAAGTGACCATTTGTATCTGTTCTGTTCAGTTGTATTAAAAAAGTCATAATGCATGTACTATGCGAAAATGGACTCAGTGGAGTGCATTTTTGAAGTAGAATAATTTGTATGGTTTTCTTATTGTTTATAAATCACTTtcgtttatatttttattggctTAAGAGATGTATGTTTTTCTTCGTGGGCAAAGCTGAGGGACTTGGTGAAAGAATTCTTGCATGATGCAATCATTCTAATGGAACCCACCCTTGAAATCTGTATACCTCAAAAGATCTGCATAATTTCACAGCAATCTCATGCTGAAGCTATATGAAATAGGGAGCTTTCTGTAACTAGCTTGAAATTGGTGAGCTTGGAAGTCAACTGTGGAACTTCAGAAACAAAAACTTCCTGTGACTAATTGTGAGTGAGAAGATGTGGTAAACTTTTAAGTTATACTTTTTTCTGTTGGGAAGCTGAAAAACATTTTGATGTGATATTCAGCTGCCCCGTCTATAGTTTGCTACCACTGCAACTGAGTCTGTCTCTAATTTTGTCTTATTAAATCAGATTGGACTCGAAttcttatatgaaaaattcttctcatcagtcattattATTTACCATCCCATACtccacactctatgaaaaacactCTCACATTCTATGAAAAATCTATAGATATGGAGTGTAGAAGTAAATAGTGGCTGATATATAATATTCCTCAGCATGTTTTAACGATGCGGTACAGTTGAACTAACCTTTTATATCAAACACTTGGTGTATGTTTGTGTGTCAAACACATCCTAACATATCTCAAGCCAATTATTGATGAGATCTActactttattaatttttcataaaaagttaaacatatatCTCAGCctattttatacattcaaacacatctcaatgagACTCACAATACACTTCTATTCACAAATCAACACAgcacccaaacacagccttaaagATAGCCCTTATAAAACGTCACATCAACTGGTGTAATTAAAGAAGACAAAAATTAGGATATTGAAAAATAGTTCCCAACAAAGTAATTATAAGATCTTATGATAGTGTGTGATAAGCTAATGAATATTACGATAAATCCTTTTTTTGTTAAGCAATATTATGATAAATTCTActggaatgaaagaaaatttctataATTCTCTCTTTGAAACTaaagattatgttttaatttgcatttttgTAGACTTCTAATAAAATGCCTTTGTAAGATTTGAAGAAGAATAgggggcaggtttgggaggtgaaatgagaattttgtgttttgttttagtatttaaaatattatgttttaatattattattgtattgggatttgaaaaagttgaattgagatttgaaaaagttgaattgagatttgaaataaGTGCTTGTTTGGAAAGTGGGAtgatataagaattttgtgaatagtagtgaagtagtattgaaatagtttgagttaagatgttttattaggttttaggaaatatgagagaaaaagttaaataaaaatattataaagttaaaatattgtcagaatataatttttattttcgaatttgaaaaagttgtttaaaagtttgaaaaaagaaaagatatttgtaaccTTAAATTGTGCCATCACCGTATAATCGttttagaaaaagtaaataaaacatgagattcatgtgaaaaaaattaattttttaatagtggattttactttttttcaaaataattacgtgaCGTTTACGTACTTTACGGTTATATGTACAATAACTCGTTTGAAAAAgtagtaatgattaaatgaaaaaaataaatatttgaaattaaaaaatgtttatatttataaaattatgtttaggaaaaaaaattaagaaaaattttaaagtaaaaacaaGATTATCTCACTTCTCAAATAACCCTTAATCACCCAGGCACACTTCATTGATATGGCGCATTCTTCGAAGAAATATTCTTATACTATGTTGGTTTGAAATTCGTGTATCTAATTTCCTGAAGCGTGGGACATTGAAGTTGTTTCATTGTTTTATTGAAGTTGCAACAAACTATAGAGCATTCCTAATGGGACGTtgtgtataatattttctttataatacatcttcaaaatttattttctctattttaactaataatttttataatataacatacattagcttatttatttttctttatatcatttaaatacttttttaattaatttattaatttcaaatattctttcTAACTATAAATGACTTTGcaatatttcaatatatatatatatatattcttttatatttttaatatctattcatatacaatataatattatttcttcctatatatacacaaaattaaaaaaaaattataagcaaaaaatggaaaatgaaataaaaaaatgaaaaatatgtgactatattatgagaaaaaaaaattagaaatattagatgGATCATTTCATTCCTAGTTACGCATGTAGCAAAATATTAAAGCCCGTTTCATCTTGCAAATGTTAATAGGAAGATAaagagaaatgaataaaaaaaaattacatggaTGAAATTTAGCGGGACCAccatagtaaaataaaaaataaaaataaaatacatgatcCACTGGAGCTCTtttttggacaaaaaaaaatgattattttgaatataCATGCATGTAAAATACATGATCCATTCGAGAAATATGCTGTCAACGTGCAGTAATTATTGAAAGAGTAACGTTATATCATGGAAGGGCGGCAATCCAGCCAACGCTCCCAGCGAGCCCGTTAGTGgttttgagatatatatatatatatataaatatatatatatatatatttatatttttttttacatgcaatttttttacacatttaaatattttttaaaaaatgaaaaaattcataatattattaaaaagtacttacttaatcattgaataaaaataataataataataaaataaaaaaaatcataacgaTAAAAACAAGCTGTAGAAACTATTGGTAAGAGTCgcattatttattatgaaaatgttTAAGTGctgcgtaattattttaaaaaagagtgagtttaattatgaaaaaattaatttttttcatatgagtcttatatttattcattttttttaaagaattgcacggtatttatatattttatgactgtaaatattatttctcttatttaaaaacaaaaatgaaagaagaaaaattgttCAGGATGATCATCTATCATGTATAATATCTAACCTAGCCTTGGCATATAAACCAATTaatatatgagtaatactagGTATAGTCTCTACTTGAGAACTGTAATGCaagtttaagtaattttatttttaaaattataaaattatccttcctaaaatgatatttttttctatttaataaaagatctaCACACACAATCTATAAGTAGTgactacaaatagaatttctctaaatatatataatcatgttgTTGCGAAAATGTGGTAGACAATTGCTCGTACATGCGGCGCCctgggggcgggggcgggggcggggcagCATTTAAGTAGACCTTAATTAACGTCACTTAGAGCACTGGTAATAGCTAGTTAAATCAAAAtctttaaagaaattaatacaCATTGGATTTaccatttcaaattcaaaataattatataatattatatatattttaataatttttaaatttttttatattttacaaattactctatttattaattaataatttaatttttattgtctaaataaattatttaacatgaagaagaaaggaagagaaataaaaaaaaataaagagaaaggaaatgaagGGAGAGATCACGAGACTTGAGAGTGAgtaaaaaaagtagaaatattttttaataaaatattcttttggttGGTGAATAATAACTCACCAAATATGACTTTGGTTTTTCATTAACTGTAACTCATAAGTACTTGACTTGAGTTTAGCTAGTCCAATAGagttaattttgaaaatgtttagaCAAAATTTGGATTTGGCTAGTGTAATACCAGTGCTCTTAGAGAGGTCACTTCAAGAAGGGTCATgctttcaatattaatattataataaagtttataaattgggttagctatatataataattgttcACTCACCCCATGCACGCAGCTTGCGTACGCAAACATACATGAACGTAgcaattgatcatatatattagtagaaCGTAGGACGTTGTTTTGATTCTTCTCTCAAGGTGGTTGAGATCTTGTCtccatctttctttctttgattatatttatttcatcaGCCTTTGCTTTCCATTAatcttctttcatttaacaaaaGGATAGATTAAATCACAGCGTTAATCATGTTTTATAcgtacttatattatatatacaccttatattatatatacttagggCGCTTTGATCATTTTAATTGCACATGATAGATAGCCTTCTCTTGTTTGGTGGGATGCGCGCGGTCGAGGACATGAGAAAGGGAATGGCCGGGAGGTAGAATCGACTCCCTATTTTATAGAGGCCGGCCGGGAAAAGGCTAGCCAGAGATCAGAGGAAATTAAAGCTGGGATCGATGTACATGTAGCTAGATCAATCCAATCCCAGTACGCcaccatatatttatataagaactAACCCATGCACCCACTTCGAATTTAAGTAATTAAAATCATGTTATATACTtaccaaaattatatatatatatatatatatatatatgctactcATGTGATcatgatttgatattattaatcaatcctagctaattaattattttatttaaaaataaaaaaaataaaaaactaatctA is a window from the Juglans regia cultivar Chandler chromosome 7, Walnut 2.0, whole genome shotgun sequence genome containing:
- the LOC108989426 gene encoding uncharacterized protein LOC108989426, whose translation is MSSLGTSKGVLEIAKFGIYVSVPIVLMYAFANNTKNLQKFMGNRSYVVYPPEGPRPPSPEELREMARELARKNKNR